Below is a genomic region from Microbacterium sp. LWO12-1.2.
CCCCCGCATGGATCGTCCGCACCGCATGCACGATCTCCTCCGGCTCCGCGCCCTTGCCGATGAAGCCGCTCGCGCCCGCCCGCAAGGCCGCCACCACGTAGTCGTCCTCCTCGAAGGTCGTCAGGATGAGCACGCGCACCTCACCGTCGCGGTGCTCCGAACAGATCGTCTCGGTTGCGGCGATGCCGTCCAGCTCCGGCATCCGGATATCCATCAGCACGACATCCGGCGCGTGATCCGTGACCATGCGCACCGCCTCCCGCCCGTTCGATGCCTCGCCGACCACCCGGATGCCGCCATCGGTCAGGATGTCGCGCACGGCTTGCCGTACCAGCGGCTGGTCATCGACGACGAGGACGGAGATGGCCATCACGTGCTGCTTCCGGTGGTGGGGATCCGCACGGAGAGGACGTAGCGACCGTCCGTGTCATCCGTGGAGACGTGCCCTCGCACCGCGGCGACTCGTTCGCGGAGCCCGCGGAGCCCATGACCGCTGAGCGTCGAGTCGGAGGGTGCCGGGCGCCGCGCATTGGTCAGAGTGAGCACGAGAGAATCGTGATCGGTACGGATGGACACGGCGACAGCCCCGTCGGCGCCGTGCTTGTGCGCGTTCGTCAGCCCCTCCAGGAGCGCCAGGTAGGCGACGTGATCGCTCGCGGGCGAGAGAACGGACGTGGTCTCCGCTCGATCCAGATCGATCTGCAGCCCGACCTCGGAGAACCGGTCGACGAGTGCATCCAGTTCGGCCAAGCCGCTCTGCGGGTGCAGAGATCGCATGTCATCCGCATCATCCGCGCGAAGAAGGGCCATGAGGCCCCCGATATCGGCGAGAACGGTACGGGACGCGCTGCGTATGGTCGTCAGCGCCTCCCGCGCTCGTTCGGGCCTCGTCTCCAGTGCCGAAGAGGCCACCCCGGCGTTGAGGCTGATCACGGAGATCTGATGCGCGACGACGTCGTGCAGATCGCGGGCGATGCGCACCCGCTCGTCGGCGACGCGGTGGCGCGCCTCCTCTTCCCGCCCCTGCTCCGCCCGTTCCGCGCGTTCGGTCATGGCCACGGCGAACTCGCGACGTGAGCGCGCCGCGTCTCCCAGGGCGCCCGCGAGCAGGACGAACAGCACGAACTGCAACGCGGTCGACTCGAACAGTTCTCCGTCGAGGGCGATGCCGTTCGAGAAGAACACCACGACGGCCGCTGCCGTCACGCTCACTGTTCCGATCAGGCGCCCGTGGCGATCCATCACCGAGTAACAGCTGATGGCTGCGGCGAGCAGAGCGCTGGGTGCCACGATGCCGGCTGCCGCCAGCCCGACTGCGCAGAGCAGGCTCACACCGAGCGCGGCGAGAGGCAGGCGCCGTCGAAAGGGCATCGCCGCCGCGGGGATCAGCGCGGGGACGAGGAGCAGACCACCCGCACGATAGATCTCGTCAGGGAACGGCAGCACCGCGAAGACCACGACGACCGCGACAGCGATGACGTCGCTCAACGGCGCAGCGATTCCCGGTGGGCGGAGCGACGTCATGAGACCAGTATTCCGCCGCCGGCATCGCCGCGAATCCCCCGCCGGGATGAGACGGCTGTACCGCGATCGCAGTACGTAGGTGTCTGCGCAGGGCTGATGTGCACCCAACGGCTCCACGAGACGCTGGAGTACGGGAGCGCACCGCGCGCTCCGGGAGAGGGATCGATGAACAAGTTCGCCAAGAGAGCGCTCATCACCGCGGGCGCGATCGGCACGGTGCTGGCGGTGGGTCTTGCCACCACGACCGTCGTGAACGCCGTGGCGAGCAGCGTGGAGCAGGATCGCATCGAACCGTACGGCGAGACCGTGACGGTGGACGGCCATGAGATGAACGTCTATATCGCGGGCGACGGCCCGGAGGACATCGTGCTGCTCCCCGGCTTCGGAACCGCCTCTCCGGTGTGGGACTTCGCGCCGCTCGTCGACGATCTCGCGGAGGACCACCGTGTGATCGTGGTCGAGCCGTTCGGCTACGGGCTCAGCGACGGCACGGATGTCGAACGCACCACCGAGAACATCGTGAGCGAGGTGCACGATGCGCTGGAGGCGCTGGACGTCGACCAGTACGTGTTGATGGGGCACTCGATCGCGGGGATCTACGGCATCGAGTTCGCTCAGCGCTACCCCGATGAGGTGACCGCTTTCGTCGGCATCGACACCAGCGCACCGGGGCAGCCGAACATGGACACCGAGTTTCCGATCGGGCTCATGGCCGCCGCGAAGAACCTCGGACTCGTGCGCGTGCTCACCGCGATCGGCGGGGTCGGCTACGAGGGGCCCGTGTACTCCGATGAGGCGCGCGAGCAGATCGGCCTGATCAGCAACCGCAACTCGTTCAGCCCCACCTACCTCGACGAGATGGCGCACATCCGCACGAACTTCGCCGACGCAATCGGCACCGGGTTCCCGGCAGAGCTGCCCCTCCTCCTGTTCGTGGTCGCGGACAATCCCAAGAACCCTGATTGGCTCCCGCTGCACGAACGTCAGGCTGCGGCCGCCGCCGACGGCACAGTCGTGGCGCTGGACGGCGAGCACTACCTGCACCACACCCACGCCCCCGAGATCGCCGACGGATTCCGTGCTTGGGAGCAGACGCGCACCGTCTCGGCCGACTAGCCGAACCCACCGCGCGCGCCCACGGGCTTTCGATCGCACCGGGGTGCGCGCCGTGGTTCCCGACCACGCGGAGTAGCGTGAGCGGATGAGCAGAGCAATCGCACGATGGGTCCTCGCCCTCGCTCTCGGCGCGATCGGTGTTCTCCACTTCGTCGGCACGCGCGGGTTCAGGGTGGTGGTGCCCGATTGGGCGACACGGGTCACGCGACTCGACAAGAACGACATCGTGATCGCGTCCGGTGCGGCAGAAATCGCGCTCGCCGCAGGACTCCTCACCCTTCCGAAGGAACGGCAGCGGGTCGGATGGGCGACCGCCGCGTTCTTCGTCGCCGTACTGCCCGGCAACATCCACCAGTGGCGCATGCGTCGCTCCACACCAGGACTCGACACCGACGCTCGGCGGTTCGGACGGTTGTTCCTGCAGCCCGTGCTGGTCGCCTGGGCCCTCTGGTGCACCCGCGAGCCGGCTCGAACGAACACCCGCCGTCGGCGCTGATCGGCACGACGTCGGTCCCTTCCACGAGAATGGTGCCATGTCCTCCCCCACGATCGTCTGGTTCCGCGACGACCTTCGCATCGCCGACAATCCGGCGCTGAGGGCAGCGATCGATCGAGGTGAACCCGTCGTCGCGCTCTTCGTGCTCGACGAGGAGTCCGCCGGGATCCGACCGCACGGGGGCGCCGCACGGTGGTGGCTGCATCATTCGCTCGCCTCGCTGAGCGAGCGACTGCGCGAACGCGGTGCGACCCTGGTGCTCCGCCGCGGTCCGGCCGGAAGAGTCGTGCGCGAGGCGGTGCAGGAGCTCGACGCCGGCGCGGTGTTCTGGAACCGCCGCTACGGCGGCGCCGAGCGTGAGATCGACGCGGACCTGAAGACCGCGCTGCGTGCGGACGGCCGCGAGGTCAGCTCGTTCGCCGGCTCCCTTCTGCACGAGCCCTGGACCGTCACCACCGGCAGCGGCACGCATTACTCGGTCTTCACGCCGTTCTGGCGCGCGTGCCTCGCTCTGCCGGCACCACGGGCACCGCTGCCGGAGCCGCAGACGATCGACGGAGTCCGCACAGCCCCGGCATCCGACGACCTCGACGACTGGGGCCTGCTGCCCACGCGTCCGGACTGGGCAGCGGGCCTGCGCGAGACCTGGGAACCCGGAGAGCCCGCGGCCCGTCGCCGTCTGAAGGCCTTCCTCGACGAGGATCTGCCGGCATACGACCGCGCGCGCGACGAGCCGTCGGCCGGGGCGACCTCGCTGCTCTCGCCACGACTCCGCTGGGGCGAGCTCAGCCCGTTCACGGTGTGGGCCGCGGCCGTCGACACCGAGGGCGCTGGCGGCTTCCTGTCGGAGATCGGGTGGCGGGAGTTCGCGTGGCACACGCTCTTCCACTTCCCCGACCTCGCGACGAAGAATCTTCGACGCGAGTTCGACGCGTTCCCCTGGCCCCGCGTGAAACCGAGCCACCTGGAGGCATGGCAGCGCGGCGATACCGGCGTGCGACTCGTGGATGCCGGGATGCGCGAGCTCTGGCACACCGGGTTCATGCACAATCGTGTGCGGATGGTCACGGCGTCGTTCCTGATCAAGAACCTGATGATCGATTGGCGCCGTGGTGAGGAGTGGTTCTGGGACACGCTCGTCGACGCCGATGGGGCGAGCAACCCGTTCAACTGGCAGTGGGTCGCCGGCTCCGGTGCAGACGCCGCCCCGTACTTCCGCATCTTCAATCCCGAGCTGCAGGCGAAGAAGTTCGACCCGCAGGGGCTGTACGTGGCCCAGTGGACCGGGGACACGCTGGCTCAGGAACCGATCGTCGACCTCGGCGAGACGCGTAAGGCCGCGCTCGCCGCCTACGACGTGGTCAAGAGGACGCCGCGCGGCCAGGAGTGAGCCGAGGCGCGTCGGTGGAGACCGAGTGGACGCTCGTTCAGCCGACGGGACCGGACTCCTCGACACCAGCGCGCATCCCCAGCCTCACATGGCCCATCCAGTCCCGCCCGACGATGCGGAGTTGCGGGAACTGCGCCATGTAGTGTGCGGCGACCCGCGTGTTCTGCGCACGAAGGTCCAGACGGCCTCCGTCGACATCACGGAGCCACGTTGCCACGGCCTGCCTGAGCGAGGATGCGCTGCTCGCGCCGAACGCGCGGCAGTGATTGGCCAACGTGATGCGTCCGTTCCGGTGGAAGATCGCGTCCAGGCAGGCACCGTTGTCCCTTGCCAGGAGCACGATGCGCCCACGATCGAGGACGCGCCAGATGTTGTGTGCCGCCAGCACCAGCACGGACGCGACGATCAAGATCAGGATGAACAGGACGAGCAGGAGGGCGAGCTCCCCCGCCCCGATCAGCGCGAAGACCGTGACCTCGAGCAGAATCAAGCCCGCGACGACAAGTAGCATCCACCGCCACGGGCGAAAGCGCCAGGTGATCAACGCGGTCCCGGAAAGGCTGAGGAGGAGCAGCGCGACCGAATCGGACAGCCGTGCCTCCCGGCAGCCGGTGGGTCGGGAATCGGGAATACGGCTCACAACTTCACTCTATGGCCGGGGCCCTCCGGCGCGCCCGACGGTCACCACGTCGGTCCGCGTCGCCCTTCAGCGAGGTACGCCAGACGGCGCAGCGTCTCCGCGTTGCGCCCCCGGAGCAGCGGCGTCGCGAGGAAGCGTGGGATGAGGCGCGCAGGCCCGCTAGACGGTTCCTCATCGATCCGGACGACGCATCCACGGCCCTCGGTACGCACGCGGATCGTGACCTCGGCCTCACCGAGCGGCCACCCCCGCGCGATCATCTTCATGCGCCCTGGAGGCGCCCAGTCCGCACTGCGCGTCGTGTCGTCGAGGACGAACGGCCAGACGCCAACTGAGTGATGAAGCTCGGAGCCCAGACTCGGCCAGTTCGCGTCGACCTCGCGCATCCGCGTGGCGCCGACCACCCAGCACGGGTAGAGCCAGCCGTCCTCGAGCACCGCGAAGACATCGGCGGGGGTGCAGTCGAGGCGCCGCACGTTCGTCGCCATCAGACGCACGTCCCCGACGTCGCCTCATGCCCCGACGGTCGCATCGATGTCGACGATCCCGCCGGCGCGTGCTCCCTGAGGAACTCGTGGACCTGGACATGCATGACGCGCCTCCGCTGGCTGGGTGTGGTGGGTGTCCGCACATACTGTTCCCGTGCACGAGTATCCGTACGCCCCTCGACCTTCGGGCGCAGCGGACGTACTATGACGCGCGACGACCGCAACGAATTCCGTGGCTTCAGGCATGGTGTCTGTCCCGCGGAGACGGCGGAGCGGTCATCCGAGCGTCGCGGAGGACACTATGGTTACGCGTATGGGCACATTGAATTACGGCGTCGGCACTGAGCCCATTCACATCGAAGATCGCGCACTCGCACATCTGAAGATCGTCATCGCGACGAAGCTGCGCAGGAACGAGAGCTTCACACTGTCGTGGAAGCATCCCGAAGCCGACGCCCCTGGTCGTTCGACGATCTGGGTGCATCCGTCGATTCCTCTGCGCTTCACCTTCGACGACCCGGAGCCGCCGGAGATCAACGTGAAGTGGGTCGAGGAGCTGATGCACTCGGCGAACTCCACAGGCGGC
It encodes:
- a CDS encoding response regulator transcription factor, translating into MAISVLVVDDQPLVRQAVRDILTDGGIRVVGEASNGREAVRMVTDHAPDVVLMDIRMPELDGIAATETICSEHRDGEVRVLILTTFEEDDYVVAALRAGASGFIGKGAEPEEIVHAVRTIHAGESLLSSVATRALIERSVYGAAPMLSQVQSEILARLTVREREVLIHVAGGRTNQEIAAELSISPHTAKTHVNRIMSKVDARDRAQLVILAYESGLVIAGT
- a CDS encoding SRPBCC family protein, with translation MATNVRRLDCTPADVFAVLEDGWLYPCWVVGATRMREVDANWPSLGSELHHSVGVWPFVLDDTTRSADWAPPGRMKMIARGWPLGEAEVTIRVRTEGRGCVVRIDEEPSSGPARLIPRFLATPLLRGRNAETLRRLAYLAEGRRGPTW
- a CDS encoding alpha/beta hydrolase, which codes for MNKFAKRALITAGAIGTVLAVGLATTTVVNAVASSVEQDRIEPYGETVTVDGHEMNVYIAGDGPEDIVLLPGFGTASPVWDFAPLVDDLAEDHRVIVVEPFGYGLSDGTDVERTTENIVSEVHDALEALDVDQYVLMGHSIAGIYGIEFAQRYPDEVTAFVGIDTSAPGQPNMDTEFPIGLMAAAKNLGLVRVLTAIGGVGYEGPVYSDEAREQIGLISNRNSFSPTYLDEMAHIRTNFADAIGTGFPAELPLLLFVVADNPKNPDWLPLHERQAAAAADGTVVALDGEHYLHHTHAPEIADGFRAWEQTRTVSAD
- a CDS encoding cryptochrome/photolyase family protein; amino-acid sequence: MSSPTIVWFRDDLRIADNPALRAAIDRGEPVVALFVLDEESAGIRPHGGAARWWLHHSLASLSERLRERGATLVLRRGPAGRVVREAVQELDAGAVFWNRRYGGAEREIDADLKTALRADGREVSSFAGSLLHEPWTVTTGSGTHYSVFTPFWRACLALPAPRAPLPEPQTIDGVRTAPASDDLDDWGLLPTRPDWAAGLRETWEPGEPAARRRLKAFLDEDLPAYDRARDEPSAGATSLLSPRLRWGELSPFTVWAAAVDTEGAGGFLSEIGWREFAWHTLFHFPDLATKNLRREFDAFPWPRVKPSHLEAWQRGDTGVRLVDAGMRELWHTGFMHNRVRMVTASFLIKNLMIDWRRGEEWFWDTLVDADGASNPFNWQWVAGSGADAAPYFRIFNPELQAKKFDPQGLYVAQWTGDTLAQEPIVDLGETRKAALAAYDVVKRTPRGQE
- a CDS encoding sensor histidine kinase produces the protein MTSLRPPGIAAPLSDVIAVAVVVVFAVLPFPDEIYRAGGLLLVPALIPAAAMPFRRRLPLAALGVSLLCAVGLAAAGIVAPSALLAAAISCYSVMDRHGRLIGTVSVTAAAVVVFFSNGIALDGELFESTALQFVLFVLLAGALGDAARSRREFAVAMTERAERAEQGREEEARHRVADERVRIARDLHDVVAHQISVISLNAGVASSALETRPERAREALTTIRSASRTVLADIGGLMALLRADDADDMRSLHPQSGLAELDALVDRFSEVGLQIDLDRAETTSVLSPASDHVAYLALLEGLTNAHKHGADGAVAVSIRTDHDSLVLTLTNARRPAPSDSTLSGHGLRGLRERVAAVRGHVSTDDTDGRYVLSVRIPTTGSST
- a CDS encoding DoxX family protein, which encodes MSRAIARWVLALALGAIGVLHFVGTRGFRVVVPDWATRVTRLDKNDIVIASGAAEIALAAGLLTLPKERQRVGWATAAFFVAVLPGNIHQWRMRRSTPGLDTDARRFGRLFLQPVLVAWALWCTREPARTNTRRRR